The following are encoded together in the Brassica napus cultivar Da-Ae chromosome A9, Da-Ae, whole genome shotgun sequence genome:
- the LOC106368202 gene encoding protein enabled homolog, translating to MMDTVFRSAREKLEKEHRESKETGKVKLEREKKDKEAAERQRQAVEASQRAKRLEAIESQMMKVEPAERQREAVEFFQRARRFEAIESQMDDEDNLGEEEKEEDDIHRVGGDFITKAMIPPWMKTNMPQRVALEGDDDDDEEGAKWEIGDTPGTAGNCKRFIWNVRADKENQKKTTADGKNTKS from the exons ATGATGGATACGGTATTTAGATCAGCGAGGGAGAAGCTCGAAAAAGAACACAGAGAGAGCAAGGAAACTGGGAAGGTGAAACTCGAACGAGAGAAGAAAGACAAGGAGGCTGCTGAAAGGCAACGCCAAGCCGTTGAAGCTTCTCAAAGAGCCAAAAGGCTTGAAGCCATTGAATCCCAGATGATGAAG GTTGAGCCTGCTGAAAGGCAAAGAGAAGCCGTTGAATTCTTTCAAAGAGCACGAAGGTTTGAAGCCATTGAATCTCAGATGGAT GATGAGGATAACCTtggtgaagaagaaaaagaagaagatgacataCATAGAGTAGGTGGAGATTTTATTACAAAAGCCATGATACCTCCATGGATGAAGACCAATATGCCGCAAAGGGTAGCACTAGagggagatgatgatgatgatgaagaaggtgCTAAGTGGGAAATAGGAGACACTCCTGGTACCGCAG GAAACTGTAAAAGGTTTATTTGGAATGTGAGAGCAGACAAAGAGAATCAGAAGAAGACAACGGCTGATGGGAAGAATACTAAAAGCTAA
- the LOC111210624 gene encoding uncharacterized protein LOC111210624 produces MEKSEEELIRRSEPESLVSVTVGRFMSTLLTARPKKLRESISRLSLDSQKGSSGSVDEALWFLQKSVKDAAETERDEAMDELLVPIIEHTLRFKDVKHSSSPAMILLNWLFQDELLFLGVSRNLSQIISRNEDRFLALGWCLLIRSLVESEDTGDQGFWNGIREKHSMFVEIVSSCVPHLLIIVRKGSVLQDGYEVPSRLSVSAADCLLSITGALARSNDASANRPKPSATIKGSHQPVALIPNVSEKKIKQTSRPEDAASETNCILWNHLEELTRLVQSLFAWNRKTRLLHAKGLNKVLKWLEELKEHHGGSQKEAVTEVSAGGALLLSSCWKHYSVLLHMEDRKFSKISKELLDQYMSGIKYYSESYPQGSSETKTGSIETQKFFLNCLCLLLGRFEGKKFETILSEFGMKLVPCLLHQLRSNNEEISEGVVAIFKEVISKLQSQSGDAMCLDVVIPSLLHLLDERDGAAKAVSVLLADYCSKNADNSCLSEVLQRLVSGTTVQRLNSVDVISEVILMSKDSFPSHIPWKEIADCLLKCLGDEETYIRKQTSELLKSMEPSFVLPELVTLVYSTSGNVQSSASETLLGVLKHHKEDSDVVCMLLTCLSNTQALDTSESRGHPTEGSTFDSDRVLKLIPEWARCVQNWGSLIGPLLDKMFLEPSNAIMVRFLSCISEHLADASDMVLLHVLSHMKEQDKMDENFINMSKSSVDKTNVEKSLFDHLCPLLILRLLPQRVFDDIDSSTIYGRFLREDSVNEYRDIKFEDCQCIAAFLFERAFSKFEFEEVRKLAAELCGRIHPQVLFPTVLLQLEKATELQDSLKIRACLFSICTSLVVRGWESFSHSVTPKVRKVLEKILLWPSDEDEISKVQHGCIDCLALMICAELQHPESSKTMKGEKLRASSSSVLDFTIHCLIEDRSDCSSMPEPNTEHSIREKPFPIPFRLCMANVLISACQKIPQSAKKTFARKALPPLVHSLKFISAPEVRAACIQVLFSAMYHLKSTLLPFASDLLKLALRFLEQGSEKEKLAGAKLMASLMASEDVVLERISGGLIEARSVLSKASLSDPSQDVREVCDKLLACITPS; encoded by the exons ATGGAGAAATCGGAAGAGGAACTGATACGAAGATCAGAGCCGGAGTCGTTGGTCTCCGTCACTGTAGGCAGGTTCATGAGCACGCTTCTCACGGCACGCCCTAAAAAGCTACGCGAGTCTATCTCCCGTCTCTCTCTCGATTCTCAAAAAGGCTCGTCAG GCTCCGTCGACGAGGCACTCTGGTTTTTGCAAAAGTCCGTTAAAGACGCTGCTGAGACTGAGAGAGACGAAGCCATGGATGAGCTCCTTGTACCAATCATCGAACat ACGTTAAGGTTTAAGGATGTTAAGCACAGTAGCAGCCCAGCTATGATTCTTCTAAACTGGCTGTTTCAAGATGAGCTTCTCTTTCTAGGCGTCTCGAGGAATCTTTCTCAAATCATTTCGAGGAACGAGGACAGGTTCTTAGCGCTTGGATGGTGTTTGCTTATCCGTAGTCTTGTGGAGTCCGAGGATACTGGGGATCAAGGTTTTTGGAACG GGATTAGGGAGAAACATTCGATGTTTGTGGAGATTGTTTCGTCTTGTGTGCCTCACTTGTTGATCATTGTACGCAAAGGAAG tgttttgcAGGATGGATATGAGGTGCCATCTCGTCTTTCTGTTTCTGCTGCTGATTGCTTGCTGTCAATTACTGGAGCCTTAGCGAGGAGTAATGATGCTTCGGCAAACAGACCGAAGCCATCGGCCACTATTAAGGGGTCTCATCAACCGGTTGCGTTGATACCTAATGTTAGTGAGAAGAAAATAAAGCAGACTTCTCGACCTGAAGATGCAGCCAGTGAGACAAATTGTATACTGTGGAACCACCTGGAGGAGCTTACGCGCCTTGTACAGAGTCTCTTTGCT TGGAACAGGAAAACTCGACTACTTCATGCTAAGGGGTTAAACAAAGTGCTGAAATGGTTAGAGGAGTTAAAAGAGCATCATGGTGGCTCTCAAAAGGAGGCAG TCACGGAGGTATCTGCAGGTGGAGCTCTACTGCTCTCTTCTTGTTGGAAGCATTACAGTGTCTTGCTCCACATGGAAGATCGGAAGTTCTCAAAGATTAGCAAGGAATTGTTGGATCAGTATATGTCCGGTATTAAG tattattcagaaagtTATCCTCAGGGAAGTTCTGAAACCAAGACTGGTAGTATAGAGACACAGAAGTTTTTCCTAAATTGTCTATGCCTTCTGTTGGGCCGCTTTGAGGGGAAAAAATTCGAGACCATACTATCAGAGTTTGGAATGAAGCTTGTGCCTTGCCTTCTACATCAG CTTCGTAGTAACAATGAAGAGATATCAGAAGGCGTTGTTGCTATATTTAAAGAAGTCATCTCTAAGCTACAATCTCAATCCGGAGACGCAATGTGCCTGGACGTTGTGATACCATCCTTGCTTCACCTTCTTGACGAGAGGGATGGCGCGGCCAAAGCTGTTAGTGTCCTCCTGGCAGACTACTGTTCCAA AAATGCAGATAATAGCTGTCTCAGTGAAGTTCTACAACGCCTTGTTTCAGGAACTACTGTCCAAAGGCTAAATTCTGTGGATGTGATATCAGAAGTAATCCTCATGTCAAAAGATTCATTTCCTTCTCATATCCCCTG gaaagagattgcAGACTGCTTATTAAAGTGCCTTGGAGACGAGGAAACTTATATCCGTAAACAAACTTCAGAGTTGCTGAAATCAATGG AGCCATCTTTCGTGCTACCAGAGTTGGTAACATTAGTTTATTCAACCAGTGGAAATGTACAATCGTCAGCTTCCGAAACTTTGCTTGGGGTCCTTAAACATCACAAGGAGGATTCAGATGTTGTATGTATGTTGCTGACCTGTCTTAG TAATACTCAAGCTTTGGACACTTCAGAAAGTCGTGGACATCCCACGGAAG GTTCGACTTTTGACAGCGATCGAGTGCTAAAGTTGATTCCAGAGTGGGCTAGATGT GTTCAAAACTGGGGCTCACTAATTGGACCGTTGCTTGATAAGATGTTTTTGGAGCCATCCAATGCGATCATGGTTAGGTTTCTTAGTTGCATCAGTGAACATCTGGCAGATGCATCGGACATGGTCCTTCTGCATGTACTATCACATATGAAGGAGCAAGACAA GATGGATGAAAACTTCATAAATATGTCTAAAAGTTCAGTCGACAAAACTAATGTTGAGAAATCTCTATTTGACCACCTCTGCCCCCTGCTTATACTAAGGCTGCTTCCCCAAAGAGTATTTGATGATATTGATTCATCTACAATCTATGGTAGATTTCTTAGAGAGGACTCTGTGAATG AGTATCGAGACATCAAGTTTGAGGATTGCCAATGCATCGCTGCCTTCCTGTTTGAAAG GGCATTTTCTAAGTTCGAGTTTGAAGAAGTTCGGAAACTCGCTGCCGAGCTATGTGGACGTATTCACCCCCAG GTGTTATTTCCAACTGTTTTGTTGCAACTTGAAAAAGCCACAGAGTTGCAAGACAGCCTCAAGATTAGAGCTTGTCTGTTTTCTATATGCACATCCCTTGTG GTTCGGGGATGGGAGTCTTTCTCACACAGTGTGACACCTAAGGTCAGGAAAGTCCTGGAGAAGATTTTGTTATGGCCTTCTGATGAGGACGAAA TTTCCAAAGTACAACACGGGTGCATAGATTGTCTAGCATTGATGATATGTGCTGAACTGCAACATCCCGAATCTTCAAAAACAATGAAAGGAGAAAAATTAC GTGCGTCAAGTAGTTCCGTCTTAGATTTCACGATCCATTGTTTGATTGAAGATAGAAGTGACTGCTCCTCTATGCCAGAGCCGAATACAGAACATTCAATTCGTGAAAAGCCATTTCCTATTCCATTTCGTCTATGCATGGCAAACGTTCTTATTAGTGCTTGTCAAAAAATCCCTCAGTCTGCTAAGAAGACTTTTGCTCGAAAAGCTCTTCCACCTCTTGTTCATTCCCTCAAG TTCATATCTGCGCCAGAGGTTCGAGCAGCTTGTATCCAGGTCCTATTCTCAGCCATGTACCATCTAAAGTCCACACTTCTCCCTTTTGCATCTGATCTACTGAAACTTGCTTTGAGATTTCTTGAACAAGGATCCGAAAAG GAGAAACTGGCTGGTGCTAAACTGATGGCATCACTCATGGCGAGTGAAGACGTGGTACTGGAACGCATATCAGGAGGATTGATCGAAGCAAGATCAGTTTTGTCAAAAGCATCCTTGTCAGATCCTTCTCAAGACGTACGTGAAGTCTGTGATAAGTTATTGGCATGTATAACCCCATCGTAA